Proteins co-encoded in one Kutzneria chonburiensis genomic window:
- a CDS encoding CHAT domain-containing protein, translating into MSQDALQAVIDYTSAAGDQVGRPDNAGWTFARAWMLAVRIEHLNGDDGDIERVFADVLALPETFPGRPKLAAYAVTAVLRRGAMRGKERVRAAVRLTALADADPVPFQNWPMASAAVRALGLLIAAQYGEEGFGFVAALEEAKRLVAVVGDEKPYRTMVDMAIDGLHRLINVEQPQFGMPEIRLPSVLDDALRDRYEVLAEFQAALVRQDLMRLKALWPRYVALSEDPRIEESLRVSLKQSVEPMRPFVAWMSDATVTPDNDIGFDIDPAGPPPEDPGMAPRPGESTEQWVSRAVTSAVGYLARGGKSSLDRAIDLLALALDRAPAHDVRRVFYETTMGSALMERFVQEHERGDLTWAISVLEHARDHAKTIANTHWSTLSIPLSYAYRASGRAELGRQVALSGLRSQAWSALLQTSPDAVITAGRSAASTALDVARMCLADSDVERAVAALELGRGLLLFSSLETRDLEKRLIDVGEPGLAQEWAASLRGASQVEPEDLRRRVMSALTGVPIMPDSGGQRGESKIPLLDPPELAEIRAALSTLEVDALVYLLPGEGKTGVAVVVPAGDDAYRMSLPALDATKLRSFESYLDGAARDLRVAQKVKPAGETATEPLDDVCLWAWDAAMGPLLRKLKTPGRPARLVLVPVRELARVPWHAAHNMATGERAIERAVLSYTPSARLMCQVAWRSRMALSGAGLVVGDPDTAGAARELVAARAEAAAVAGLYPEMHYVGRLPDGTTAPDGLGSKADVEGWLDKPGAGGLLHLACHGVVHTGGDMTSYLLLAGGERLGAEELTADLAVAGSRDIALAVLAACSTATSSRSYDEAYSIGSALLAAGVRTVVSAQWSVPDSPTSVLMFMFHHYLRECGLAPVDALRSAQLWTLRDRRPPESMPQSLRDLLDRHAVDGVSAWAAFVHSGQ; encoded by the coding sequence TTGAGCCAGGACGCGTTGCAGGCGGTGATCGACTACACGTCGGCTGCGGGTGACCAGGTTGGCCGGCCTGACAACGCGGGCTGGACGTTCGCGCGCGCCTGGATGCTCGCGGTCCGGATCGAGCACCTCAACGGGGACGATGGCGACATCGAGCGGGTCTTCGCTGACGTGTTGGCGTTGCCCGAGACCTTTCCTGGCAGGCCGAAGCTGGCCGCGTACGCGGTGACGGCGGTACTCAGACGTGGCGCGATGCGAGGAAAGGAACGAGTCCGTGCCGCGGTGCGGCTGACCGCGTTGGCTGATGCGGATCCGGTGCCCTTTCAGAACTGGCCGATGGCCTCGGCGGCAGTTCGCGCACTGGGGTTGCTGATCGCGGCGCAGTACGGCGAGGAAGGGTTCGGTTTCGTCGCGGCGCTCGAAGAGGCGAAGAGGCTTGTCGCGGTGGTCGGAGACGAGAAGCCGTACCGCACGATGGTCGACATGGCGATCGACGGCTTGCACCGGTTGATCAACGTTGAGCAGCCGCAGTTCGGGATGCCGGAGATCAGGCTGCCGAGCGTGCTCGACGATGCGCTCCGGGACAGGTACGAGGTGCTCGCCGAGTTTCAGGCGGCCTTGGTGCGTCAGGATCTCATGCGGTTGAAGGCACTCTGGCCGCGGTATGTGGCGCTCTCCGAGGACCCGCGGATCGAAGAGTCTCTGCGGGTGTCTCTCAAACAGTCGGTTGAGCCGATGCGTCCCTTCGTCGCATGGATGTCGGACGCCACGGTGACCCCGGACAACGACATCGGCTTCGACATCGATCCGGCCGGCCCGCCGCCTGAAGATCCAGGGATGGCTCCGCGTCCTGGCGAGTCGACGGAGCAGTGGGTGAGCCGAGCGGTGACGAGCGCCGTCGGGTACCTCGCCCGCGGCGGAAAGTCCTCGCTCGACAGGGCGATCGACCTACTGGCCCTGGCGTTGGACCGGGCACCTGCCCACGACGTCCGACGGGTCTTCTACGAGACGACGATGGGCTCGGCGCTGATGGAGAGGTTCGTCCAGGAGCACGAACGCGGTGACCTCACATGGGCGATCTCGGTGCTGGAACACGCCAGAGATCATGCTAAGACGATCGCCAACACGCATTGGAGCACCCTGTCCATCCCGTTGTCGTACGCGTATCGCGCTTCTGGTCGTGCTGAGCTGGGCAGGCAGGTGGCCCTCAGCGGCCTTCGCTCCCAGGCCTGGAGCGCGCTCCTGCAAACGAGTCCCGACGCGGTGATCACCGCGGGGAGGTCCGCGGCCTCCACCGCTTTGGACGTGGCGCGGATGTGCTTGGCGGACAGCGATGTCGAACGCGCAGTCGCGGCGCTGGAGCTCGGACGGGGACTGCTGCTGTTCTCCTCTCTCGAGACGAGAGACCTGGAGAAGCGGCTGATCGATGTGGGAGAGCCGGGCCTCGCTCAGGAGTGGGCGGCGTCGCTGCGCGGAGCTTCCCAAGTGGAGCCGGAAGATCTGCGACGCCGGGTGATGAGTGCCCTGACCGGTGTGCCGATCATGCCGGACAGCGGCGGGCAACGCGGTGAGAGCAAGATTCCGTTGCTGGACCCTCCGGAGCTCGCCGAGATCAGGGCCGCACTGTCGACCCTGGAGGTGGATGCGCTGGTCTACCTCCTCCCAGGCGAGGGCAAGACCGGTGTCGCCGTCGTGGTGCCGGCGGGGGATGACGCCTACCGGATGTCCCTGCCCGCGCTCGACGCGACCAAGCTCCGCTCGTTCGAGAGCTATCTCGACGGTGCTGCCCGGGATCTGAGGGTGGCGCAGAAAGTCAAACCCGCCGGCGAGACCGCGACCGAACCTCTTGACGACGTGTGTCTGTGGGCGTGGGACGCGGCCATGGGACCTCTGCTGCGTAAGCTCAAAACGCCTGGCCGTCCGGCCCGCCTGGTGCTGGTGCCGGTGCGGGAACTGGCACGAGTGCCGTGGCATGCCGCCCACAATATGGCAACGGGTGAACGCGCCATCGAGCGCGCGGTCCTCTCCTACACCCCGTCGGCGCGGTTGATGTGCCAGGTGGCGTGGCGCAGCAGGATGGCCTTGAGCGGTGCCGGTCTGGTGGTCGGCGACCCGGATACCGCCGGGGCCGCGCGGGAACTGGTCGCCGCGCGTGCCGAGGCGGCGGCGGTCGCTGGTCTCTACCCCGAAATGCATTACGTCGGAAGGCTCCCCGACGGCACGACCGCCCCGGACGGCCTGGGTTCGAAGGCCGATGTCGAGGGGTGGCTGGACAAACCGGGAGCTGGAGGCCTGCTGCACCTGGCATGCCACGGGGTCGTGCACACCGGTGGCGACATGACCTCGTACCTGCTGCTGGCAGGCGGAGAACGGCTGGGCGCGGAAGAGCTGACCGCGGATCTGGCCGTGGCCGGGTCGCGTGACATCGCACTGGCGGTGCTCGCTGCGTGCAGCACGGCGACGTCGTCTCGCAGCTACGACGAGGCGTACAGCATCGGCTCGGCCTTGCTGGCGGCAGGTGTTCGCACGGTGGTCAGCGCGCAGTGGAGCGTGCCGGACTCGCCGACGTCGGTGCTGATGTTCATGTTCCACCACTACTTGCGCGAATGCGGACTCGCACCGGTGGACGCGTTGCGCTCCGCCCAGCTCTGGACTTTGCGCGACCGGCGTCCCCCGGAGTCGATGCCGCAGTCGCTTCGGGACCTGCTCGATCGGCACGCGGTCGACGGTGTGAGCGCCTGGGCTGCCTTCGTCCACTCAGGACAGTGA